The Gigantopelta aegis isolate Gae_Host unplaced genomic scaffold, Gae_host_genome ctg6558_pilon_pilon, whole genome shotgun sequence genome window below encodes:
- the LOC121366668 gene encoding LOW QUALITY PROTEIN: hormonally up-regulated neu tumor-associated kinase homolog A-like (The sequence of the model RefSeq protein was modified relative to this genomic sequence to represent the inferred CDS: deleted 2 bases in 2 codons) produces the protein MLITAPPHLARPLLRKALGLDYGKRKRKEPKRLSKTANILIKEDSKGYVHSKKVNNYLIGATLGEGSFAKVKESFHVLVGEKVAMKIIDKKKALQDPYVAKNFKREARLLQKLRHPNIMQLYEVIETDNNYYLITELCSGGELMKYIYKHGRLSEEESRKYMRQLVSAVDHLHRAGLIHRDLKVENMLLDGNMDLKLIVNFGLSNEEFVVDESGIEKHSSRLARYRREFPSKTSRQLKTITTPKKKVSKDLGFYDADDDVEVSSVASVPVRTTTREELENL, from the exons ATGCTTATTACAGCACCCCCACACTTGGCCAGACCCCTTCTCAGGAAAGCATTGGGCTTGGATTACGGGAAGAGGAAGAGAAAAGAGCCAAAGAGATTGTCGAAAACTGCAAACATCTTGATAAA AGAAGACTCGAAGGGTTACGTGCATTCTAAAAAAGTCAATAACTACTTGATAGGCGCCACTCTTGGAGAAGGCTCTTTTGCTAAAGTGAAGGAATCATTCCACGTGTTGGTTGGAGAGAAA GTTGCTATGAAAATTATTGACAAGAAAAAGGCATTACAAGATCCTTATGTAGCAAAAAATTTCAAACGTGAAGCCAGGCTATTACAA AAATTACGACATCCCAATATTATGCAACTGTATGAAGTTATCGAAACAGACAATAACTATTAC CTCATAACAGAATTATGTTCAG GAGGTGagctaatgaaatacatttacaaacATGGTCGTTTATCAGAGGAAGAATCAAGGAAATATATGAGACAATTAGTATCTGCTGTTGACCACTTACACCGAGCAGGACTGATACACAG agaTTTAAAAGTGGAAAACATGTTACTGGATGGCAATATGGATTTGAAATTAATTGTTA ATTTTGGATTAAGCAATGAAGAGTTTGTTGTTGATGAAAGTGGTATTGAGAAGCACT CTTCAAGATTAGCACGATATCGTAGGGAATTCCCTTCCAAGACTTCTAgacaactgaaaacaataacCACACCTAAAAAGAAAGTTTCAAAAGATCTAGGTTTttatgatgctgatgatgatgtcgAAGTTTCGTCAGTTGCAAGTGTTCCTGTGAGAACGACCACAAGAGAGGAACTAGAAAATCTGTGA